The following are from one region of the Stenotrophomonas lactitubi genome:
- the mdcG gene encoding malonate decarboxylase holo-[acyl-carrier-protein] synthase: MPERPARHTLVWLSADADWRADVPTHEPRLAAWLAQGLPAVVARRAADDPDPRLRLGVPLPPAEGKHRLSLRVPLRHVARMHAPPALSELLAAGDAVVPQAWQESLHDLQALAPARVFGAFAWQWLTALPYVHERSDIDLLWQVTDAAQAEALIAQLLAWESRHPHRLDGELCLPDGGAVNWRELAGRSRQVLVKRLDGAALEARDTLFATREAIA, encoded by the coding sequence ATGCCTGAGCGGCCTGCCCGGCACACGCTGGTCTGGCTGTCGGCCGATGCCGATTGGCGGGCCGACGTGCCCACGCACGAGCCGCGCCTTGCCGCATGGTTGGCGCAGGGCCTGCCTGCGGTGGTGGCGCGTCGTGCAGCGGATGATCCCGATCCGCGCCTGCGACTGGGCGTTCCATTGCCACCGGCCGAGGGCAAGCATCGCCTGTCGTTGCGCGTGCCGTTGCGCCACGTTGCTCGCATGCACGCACCGCCGGCATTGAGTGAGCTGCTGGCAGCAGGCGACGCCGTTGTGCCGCAGGCATGGCAGGAATCACTTCACGACCTGCAGGCACTGGCCCCGGCCCGGGTGTTCGGCGCCTTCGCCTGGCAATGGCTGACTGCCCTGCCCTACGTTCATGAGCGTTCCGACATCGACCTGCTGTGGCAGGTGACCGATGCCGCGCAGGCCGAGGCGCTGATCGCGCAGTTGCTGGCATGGGAGAGCCGCCATCCGCATCGTCTCGATGGCGAGCTGTGCCTGCCCGATGGCGGCGCGGTGAACTGGCGCGAACTTGCCGGCCGCAGTCGGCAGGTGCTGGTGAAGCGCCTGGACGGAGCCGCATTGGAAGCGCGCGATACGCTGTTCGCCACGCGCGAGGCGATCGCATGA
- the mdcE gene encoding biotin-independent malonate decarboxylase subunit gamma, whose amino-acid sequence MPLTTLLDALFPRGHAIAVNDSVLTGSATTDDGEVTVIGTTDKIEVGVDHALVLADTVLASTAVHPQRPIVMLVDTAGQRLARRDELLGINGYFAHLAQTLDLARRRGARLVTLVYGESVSGGFLSFGLMADHIHALPDAQVRVMDLRAMARVTKQPLEKLQALSLTSPVFAPGVENYVAMGAVQSLWDGDLARHLLDALRAPADGDHRAALGAERGGRTLAAQVAIAVSQGNA is encoded by the coding sequence CTGCCATTGACTACGCTGCTGGACGCGCTGTTCCCGCGTGGCCACGCAATCGCGGTAAACGATTCGGTACTGACCGGATCAGCGACCACCGACGACGGCGAGGTGACGGTGATCGGCACCACCGACAAGATCGAAGTGGGCGTGGATCACGCCCTGGTGCTGGCCGATACCGTGCTGGCCAGCACCGCTGTACATCCGCAGCGTCCGATCGTGATGCTGGTCGATACCGCCGGCCAGCGGCTGGCGCGCCGCGATGAACTGCTGGGCATCAACGGCTACTTCGCCCACCTCGCACAGACCCTGGACCTGGCCCGCCGCCGTGGCGCGCGCCTGGTCACGCTGGTGTATGGCGAGTCGGTCAGCGGCGGCTTCCTGTCGTTCGGGTTGATGGCCGACCACATCCATGCCCTGCCCGATGCACAGGTGCGGGTGATGGACCTGCGCGCGATGGCACGGGTGACCAAGCAGCCGCTGGAAAAACTGCAGGCGCTGAGCCTGACCTCGCCGGTGTTCGCGCCGGGCGTGGAGAACTATGTGGCGATGGGCGCAGTGCAATCGCTGTGGGATGGTGATCTGGCGCGTCACCTGCTGGATGCACTGCGCGCACCCGCCGACGGTGACCATCGCGCCGCGCTGGGCGCCGAACGCGGTGGCCGCACATTGGCTGCGCAGGTGGCCATTGCCGTGAGCCAGGGCAATGCCTGA
- the mdcH gene encoding malonate decarboxylase subunit epsilon produces the protein MSLALLCPGQGAQHPAMFDRVRGIAAARAVLDAAGDVLGRDVFAAAAADDRFDNARAQPLLCAASIAQWHVLRDTLPSPIVVAGYSIGELAAHAVAGSFDATACLSLSAQRARLMDAASPTGAGMQAVLGLDRQTVQALCETHGAHVAIANGADHFIIGGTQQALQALAAAAHAQGAEVRLLPVHVPAHTPLLSAAVEPFAVALQSTTLHAPRLPLLAGIDARPVRDTTTTVHTLSAQLAQTIEWAQVMRQAFERGARVFLQLGPGNAPARMIAPAYPCCEVRAIEEFQSLDGAAAWVRSALQRLQ, from the coding sequence ATGAGCCTGGCCCTGCTCTGCCCCGGACAAGGTGCGCAGCATCCGGCGATGTTCGACCGCGTGCGTGGCATCGCCGCTGCACGCGCGGTACTGGACGCGGCGGGCGACGTTCTGGGCCGCGACGTGTTCGCTGCCGCGGCCGCCGACGACCGCTTCGACAACGCACGAGCGCAACCGCTGCTGTGCGCCGCCAGCATCGCGCAATGGCATGTCCTGCGCGACACCCTGCCGAGCCCGATCGTGGTGGCTGGGTACAGCATCGGCGAACTGGCGGCGCATGCCGTCGCCGGTAGTTTCGATGCCACCGCCTGCCTTTCGCTGTCTGCCCAGCGCGCGCGTTTGATGGATGCCGCCAGTCCCACCGGTGCGGGTATGCAGGCCGTGCTGGGGCTGGATCGACAGACTGTGCAGGCGCTGTGCGAAACCCATGGCGCGCACGTGGCCATCGCCAACGGCGCAGATCATTTCATCATCGGCGGCACGCAGCAGGCACTGCAGGCGCTGGCCGCTGCCGCGCACGCGCAGGGCGCGGAGGTGCGCCTGCTGCCGGTGCATGTGCCGGCGCACACGCCACTGCTGTCGGCGGCAGTCGAACCGTTTGCGGTGGCGCTGCAGTCCACCACCCTGCATGCCCCTCGCCTGCCGCTGTTGGCTGGCATCGATGCACGGCCGGTGCGCGACACCACGACGACGGTGCATACGCTGTCCGCGCAGCTGGCGCAGACCATCGAGTGGGCACAGGTGATGCGCCAGGCCTTCGAGCGCGGCGCGCGCGTGTTCCTGCAGCTGGGCCCGGGCAACGCGCCGGCACGCATGATCGCGCCCGCCTATCCGTGCTGCGAGGTGCGCGCGATCGAGGAATTCCAGAGCCTGGACGGCGCGGCGGCGTGGGTCCGCAGCGCGCTGCAGCGGCTGCAGTAA
- the mdcB gene encoding triphosphoribosyl-dephospho-CoA synthase MdcB → MSAARKPLPACGATVDSARLGRLAIASLHTELACAPKPGLVTPFNSGSHDDMDASTFLRSLFALRHYFTAVARAGAAGAPFTMLRDHGIAAEAAMLAATAGINTHRGAIFSLGLLVAAAAGCRRVHGQAVSAAQVCLAVQQWKDALIAAPLDPHSPGQRARARHGVCGVREQAAAGYPVLRELALPTLRHALGNGLPHDAALCHTLMQLVAQVDDLNLLHRGGAEGLRWAQQQATTFLSSGGAFAPDWRMRLQSMGDAFVMRRLSPGGSADLLACAWFLLQQEGA, encoded by the coding sequence ATGAGTGCCGCCCGCAAGCCGTTGCCTGCATGCGGCGCGACGGTCGACAGCGCACGCCTGGGACGGCTGGCCATTGCAAGCCTGCACACCGAGCTGGCCTGCGCCCCGAAACCGGGCCTGGTCACGCCGTTCAACAGTGGCAGCCATGACGACATGGATGCCAGCACGTTCCTGCGCAGCCTGTTCGCCCTGCGCCACTACTTCACTGCGGTGGCCAGGGCCGGTGCCGCGGGTGCCCCCTTCACGATGCTGCGCGATCACGGCATTGCCGCCGAAGCGGCCATGCTGGCCGCCACCGCCGGCATCAACACCCATCGCGGTGCGATCTTCAGCCTTGGCTTGCTGGTGGCCGCCGCGGCTGGGTGCCGGCGCGTGCATGGCCAGGCCGTATCCGCCGCGCAGGTGTGTCTGGCGGTCCAGCAATGGAAAGACGCGCTGATCGCGGCGCCACTGGACCCGCACAGCCCGGGACAGCGCGCGCGTGCACGGCATGGCGTCTGCGGGGTACGCGAACAGGCCGCCGCCGGTTACCCGGTGCTGCGCGAGCTGGCCCTGCCTACCCTGCGCCACGCGCTGGGTAACGGCCTGCCGCACGATGCCGCACTGTGCCACACGCTGATGCAACTGGTGGCACAGGTGGACGATCTGAACCTGCTGCACCGAGGTGGCGCCGAGGGTCTGCGTTGGGCCCAGCAACAAGCGACCACATTCCTTTCCTCGGGCGGGGCCTTCGCGCCGGACTGGCGCATGCGCCTGCAGTCCATGGGCGATGCCTTCGTGATGCGTCGGCTCAGCCCGGGTGGCAGTGCCGATCTACTGGCCTGCGCCTGGTTCCTGCTGCAGCAGGAGGGTGCATGA
- a CDS encoding GntR family transcriptional regulator, with protein sequence MAIAPAPRTPKKRAPLYEEVAEHVRERIYDYRLPPGEWIDEPALCEELGISRTPLREALKLLAAEGLVQIDAGRGARVTRLTLEDLNQLFPVMAMLEGRCAHEAVKHIDDAGVQQLEDLHAAMETAAADGNIAEYYRNNYLIHETVQHYAGNPWLIRITHDLHRILKMHRGRQLLAPGRTAQSLAEHRELMECFRQRDAAGAERTMERHLLSQGQALAAYVASGGLLNVPAPLPTEGGS encoded by the coding sequence ATGGCCATCGCTCCTGCTCCACGTACACCCAAGAAGCGCGCCCCTCTGTATGAGGAGGTGGCCGAACACGTGCGCGAGCGGATCTACGACTACCGCCTGCCACCGGGCGAGTGGATCGACGAGCCGGCGCTGTGTGAGGAACTGGGCATCAGCCGCACGCCGCTGCGTGAAGCGCTGAAGCTGCTCGCCGCCGAAGGCCTGGTGCAGATCGATGCCGGCCGCGGTGCGCGGGTGACCCGATTGACGCTGGAAGACCTCAACCAGCTGTTCCCGGTGATGGCAATGCTGGAAGGACGCTGTGCGCATGAAGCGGTCAAGCACATCGACGACGCCGGCGTGCAGCAGCTCGAGGACCTGCACGCAGCGATGGAAACGGCGGCCGCAGACGGCAACATCGCCGAGTACTACCGCAACAACTACCTCATCCACGAGACGGTGCAGCACTACGCCGGCAACCCGTGGCTGATCCGCATCACCCACGACCTGCACCGTATCCTGAAGATGCATCGCGGGCGCCAGCTGCTGGCCCCGGGCCGCACCGCGCAGTCGCTGGCTGAACACCGCGAACTGATGGAGTGCTTCCGCCAGCGCGATGCGGCCGGCGCCGAACGCACGATGGAGCGGCATCTGCTCAGCCAGGGCCAAGCCTTGGCCGCGTATGTGGCCAGCGGCGGATTGTTGAACGTGCCTGCGCCGTTGCCGACCGAAGGTGGAAGCTGA
- the mdcC gene encoding malonate decarboxylase acyl carrier protein produces the protein METLDYRFDGTTPVRFPTDAVLVGVLASGNLEILLEPADLEGAMTVRIITAARGFGTVWQAVIADFAQRHPLRDVRVSINDAGATPAVVSLRLDQAVETLHAGGQS, from the coding sequence ATGGAAACCCTCGACTATCGATTCGACGGCACGACGCCTGTCCGCTTCCCCACCGATGCCGTGCTGGTGGGCGTACTGGCCTCGGGCAACCTGGAAATCCTGCTGGAACCGGCCGACCTGGAAGGTGCGATGACGGTGCGCATCATCACCGCCGCGCGTGGCTTCGGCACGGTATGGCAGGCGGTGATCGCCGACTTCGCCCAGCGTCACCCCCTACGCGATGTACGTGTGTCGATAAACGATGCCGGCGCCACACCGGCCGTGGTCAGCCTGCGCCTGGACCAGGCGGTAGAGACCCTGCATGCCGGAGGCCAGTCATGA
- a CDS encoding biotin-independent malonate decarboxylase subunit beta has translation MTLAQRSSYYEADARARIGGLLDAGSFREFLGPAQRAISPHLAQLDQPAAFDDGIVVGEGRLRDKHVLVAAQQGEFMGGGVGEVHGAKLTGLLRRAAATRPDGVLLLLDTGGVRLHEANAGLIAISEIMRATLGARAAGVPVVALIGSGNGAFGGMGIVARCCTTVIMSEEGRLSLSGPEVIETVRGVEEFDSRDRALVWRVTGGKHRYLIDQAQVLVPDAISAFAQAAFDALQPDTASADTDAALAALQARHAALKARVEAWGDCNDGLQIWARQGIADPERLALLETDAFLAATAHRSLP, from the coding sequence ATGACGCTCGCACAGCGCAGCAGCTATTACGAAGCCGATGCCCGCGCGCGCATCGGCGGACTGCTCGATGCGGGATCGTTCCGCGAATTTCTCGGCCCTGCCCAGCGCGCCATCAGCCCGCACTTGGCGCAGCTGGACCAACCGGCCGCCTTCGACGATGGCATCGTCGTCGGCGAAGGACGCCTGCGCGATAAACACGTGCTGGTGGCCGCGCAGCAGGGTGAATTCATGGGCGGCGGTGTCGGTGAGGTGCATGGCGCCAAGTTGACCGGCCTGCTGCGCCGCGCGGCAGCCACCCGGCCCGACGGCGTGCTGCTGCTGCTCGATACCGGTGGTGTGCGCCTGCATGAAGCCAACGCCGGCCTGATCGCCATTTCCGAGATCATGCGCGCCACCCTGGGTGCACGTGCAGCCGGTGTTCCGGTAGTGGCGCTGATCGGCAGTGGCAACGGCGCCTTCGGCGGCATGGGCATCGTCGCCCGCTGCTGCACTACGGTGATCATGTCCGAGGAGGGGCGGCTGTCGTTGTCTGGCCCGGAAGTGATCGAGACCGTGCGCGGCGTGGAGGAATTCGATTCGCGCGACCGCGCATTGGTGTGGCGGGTAACCGGCGGCAAGCACCGCTACCTGATCGACCAGGCGCAGGTGCTGGTACCCGATGCGATCAGCGCCTTTGCGCAGGCGGCCTTTGATGCACTGCAGCCAGACACCGCCAGCGCCGACACCGACGCGGCGCTGGCCGCGCTGCAGGCACGCCACGCCGCATTGAAAGCGCGCGTGGAAGCATGGGGCGACTGCAACGATGGACTGCAGATCTGGGCGCGCCAGGGCATTGCGGATCCAGAACGCCTGGCGCTGCTGGAAACCGATGCCTTCCTTGCCGCCACCGCGCACCGGAGCCTGCCATGA
- a CDS encoding SLC13 family permease — MTPQIATIIGLVIMFIVATAMPINMGAVAFALAFIVGGLWVDMGGKEVLAGFPGDLFLTLVGITYLFAIAQKNGTIDLLVHWAVKAVRGHIVAIPWVMFVITAVLTAFGALGPAAVAIIGPVALRFAKQYHINPLMMGLLVIHGAQAGGFSPISVYGSITNGVVQKAGLEVTEMAVFLTSLGFNFMMATICFFAFGGIALLRRGSITAAGTVGTAELAMAGGPQASSRQFAIEGHGALVAAGGGTLSNDPVALDAVGLTRERLFTLIGLLGLGVAALIYNLNVGLVSITVAVVLALLSPQSQKGAVDGISWSTVLLICGVVTYIGVLEHAGAVDFIGHGVSSIGIPLLGALLVCYVGGIVSAFASSAAVLGATIPLAVPFLMQGHLSAAGVICALAVSSTIVDVSPFSTNGALVVASAAKEERETLFRRFLVYSGLVVAFGPLLAWLVFVVPGWM, encoded by the coding sequence ATGACTCCACAAATTGCAACGATCATCGGTCTGGTGATCATGTTCATCGTCGCCACCGCGATGCCGATCAACATGGGTGCCGTCGCCTTCGCGCTGGCCTTCATCGTCGGCGGTCTCTGGGTCGACATGGGGGGCAAGGAAGTCCTCGCTGGCTTCCCGGGTGACCTGTTCCTGACCCTGGTCGGCATCACCTACCTGTTCGCCATCGCGCAGAAGAACGGCACCATCGACCTGCTGGTGCACTGGGCGGTGAAAGCAGTACGCGGCCATATCGTGGCCATTCCGTGGGTGATGTTCGTGATCACCGCCGTGCTGACCGCCTTCGGTGCGCTGGGCCCGGCCGCAGTGGCGATCATCGGCCCGGTCGCACTGCGCTTTGCCAAGCAGTACCACATCAACCCGCTGATGATGGGCCTGCTGGTGATTCATGGTGCGCAGGCGGGTGGCTTCTCGCCGATCAGCGTGTACGGCAGCATCACCAATGGCGTGGTGCAGAAGGCCGGGCTGGAAGTCACCGAGATGGCGGTGTTCCTGACCAGCCTCGGCTTCAACTTCATGATGGCCACGATCTGCTTCTTCGCCTTCGGCGGCATCGCGCTGCTGCGTCGCGGTTCGATCACTGCGGCGGGCACGGTCGGCACGGCGGAACTGGCGATGGCCGGTGGTCCGCAGGCCTCGTCGCGGCAGTTCGCCATCGAAGGCCACGGTGCGCTGGTCGCGGCCGGTGGTGGCACCCTGTCCAACGATCCGGTGGCACTGGATGCGGTGGGCCTGACCCGCGAGCGGCTGTTCACCCTGATCGGCCTGCTCGGCCTGGGCGTGGCCGCACTGATCTACAACCTCAACGTCGGCCTGGTCTCGATCACCGTTGCGGTGGTGCTGGCACTGCTGTCGCCGCAGAGCCAGAAGGGTGCGGTGGATGGCATCAGCTGGTCCACCGTGCTGCTGATCTGCGGCGTGGTCACCTACATCGGCGTGCTGGAACATGCCGGTGCCGTGGACTTCATCGGCCACGGTGTTTCCAGCATCGGCATCCCGCTGCTGGGCGCACTGCTGGTCTGCTACGTGGGTGGCATCGTCTCCGCGTTCGCCTCGTCGGCAGCGGTGCTGGGTGCCACCATTCCGCTGGCCGTGCCATTCCTGATGCAGGGCCATCTCAGCGCCGCCGGCGTGATCTGCGCGCTGGCGGTCTCCTCCACCATCGTCGATGTCAGCCCGTTCTCGACCAACGGCGCACTGGTAGTGGCCTCTGCCGCGAAGGAAGAACGCGAAACGCTGTTCCGCCGCTTCCTGGTCTACAGCGGCCTGGTGGTGGCATTCGGCCCACTGCTGGCCTGGCTGGTGTTCGTGGTGCCGGGCTGGATGTAA